The following are encoded together in the Mycosarcoma maydis chromosome 4, whole genome shotgun sequence genome:
- a CDS encoding F1F0 ATP synthase subunit f (related to ATP17 - ATP synthase complex, subunit f), translating into MFARTALRQAGPSAQIARGVRFNSTLPIPPKIATPKSASGPGGSSARMESVVGFYKSLPKGDAPQKRGGGIKARYFDGKNASGKPIVATLFTMFLIGYSIDYAQHLRHHKNNHH; encoded by the coding sequence ATGTTCGCCCGTACTGCACTCCGTCAAGCCGGACCTTCCGCGCAGATCGCTCGCGGTGTTCGCTTCAACTCGACTCTCCCCATCCCACCTAAGATTGCCACGCCCAAGTCGGCTTCGGGTCCCGGTGGCTCTTCGGCGCGCATGGAGTCGGTCGTAGGATTCTACAAGAGCTTGCCCAAGGGCGATGCTCCTCAGAAGCGAGGCGGCGGAATCAAGGCTCGTTACTTCGACGGCAAGAACGCCAGCGGAAAGCCGATCGTGGCCACCCTCTTCACCATGTTCTTGATCGGCTACTCGATCGACTACGCTCAGCACTTGC